Proteins from a genomic interval of Sphingopyxis sp. QXT-31:
- the hslO gene encoding Hsp33 family molecular chaperone HslO, producing MSETVETWFDQPLVFTIAERHVRGRFVRLGPTLNTILSAHSYPPVAEKLLAEALVLTVLLGSTLKAEGGQLTLQAQTGGGPVELLVCDYRGGELRGYLKFDAERLVEVGPDPTLFALFGEGFLAITFDQPATDERYQGIVPLEGTSIGEAAEHYFEQSEQIPSLIRLAARHDAEAGCVAGGLLLQHLPEGEVGRDRLHTRHDHPEWEHARTIAATLKPEELTDPAHSLETLAWRLFHEDEVRIEPGARVSRGCRCSADYYAGVLRQFPESERVDMADEAGNIVVDCAFCSRIFPIPLEEIATPN from the coding sequence ATGAGCGAGACCGTCGAAACCTGGTTCGACCAGCCTTTGGTCTTCACCATCGCCGAGCGCCATGTGCGCGGGCGCTTCGTGCGCCTCGGGCCCACGCTCAACACTATATTGAGCGCCCACAGCTATCCGCCGGTGGCCGAGAAACTGCTCGCCGAAGCGTTGGTGCTGACGGTCCTGCTCGGCTCGACGCTCAAGGCCGAGGGTGGACAGCTGACGCTGCAGGCGCAGACCGGCGGCGGGCCGGTCGAGCTGCTCGTGTGCGACTATCGCGGCGGCGAGCTGCGCGGCTACCTCAAGTTCGACGCCGAGCGGCTGGTCGAGGTCGGACCCGATCCGACGCTCTTCGCGCTGTTTGGAGAAGGCTTTCTCGCGATCACCTTCGACCAGCCGGCGACCGACGAACGCTATCAGGGCATCGTGCCGCTGGAAGGGACGTCGATCGGCGAGGCGGCCGAACATTATTTCGAGCAGTCCGAGCAGATTCCCAGCCTGATCCGCCTCGCCGCGCGCCACGATGCCGAGGCCGGCTGCGTCGCGGGCGGGCTGCTGCTCCAGCACCTGCCCGAGGGCGAGGTCGGGCGCGACCGGCTGCACACACGCCACGACCATCCCGAATGGGAGCATGCGCGCACCATCGCCGCGACGCTGAAGCCCGAGGAACTGACCGACCCGGCGCATTCGCTCGAAACGCTGGCCTGGCGGCTGTTCCACGAGGACGAGGTGCGGATCGAGCCGGGCGCACGCGTGTCGCGCGGCTGCCGATGCAGTGCCGATTATTATGCCGGCGTACTGCGCCAGTTCCCCGAGAGCGAGCGCGTCGACATGGCCGACGAGGCGGGCAATATCGTCGTCGATTGCGCCTTTTGCTCGCGGATTTTCCCGATCCCTCTCGAAGAGATCGCCACGCCTAACTGA
- a CDS encoding DUF3617 domain-containing protein: MTKYGLAACALAGASAVPAQAPSLAMLDRLEKGQWQLKGRDSDKVVQSMCVGDARRMIQLYHPRGTCSRFVIEDGAKSVTVQYTCPGAGHGRTTIRSETNRLVQIDTQGIAEGKPFSQAIEARRIGACPAGDGR; the protein is encoded by the coding sequence ATGACGAAATATGGCCTCGCCGCGTGTGCCCTCGCGGGGGCGTCCGCTGTGCCTGCGCAGGCGCCGTCGCTGGCGATGCTCGATCGCCTCGAAAAGGGGCAGTGGCAGCTCAAGGGACGCGACAGCGACAAGGTCGTCCAGTCGATGTGCGTCGGCGACGCGCGGCGGATGATCCAGCTCTATCACCCGCGCGGCACCTGTTCGCGCTTCGTGATCGAGGATGGCGCGAAATCGGTCACCGTCCAATATACTTGCCCAGGCGCGGGGCACGGCCGCACGACGATCCGCTCCGAAACCAACCGTCTCGTCCAGATCGACACGCAGGGCATCGCCGAGGGCAAGCCCTTCTCTCAGGCGATCGAGGCGCGGCGCATCGGCGCCTGCCCCGCGGGCGACGGGCGCTGA